The genome window ACCAGCCCGCCGCGCCCAAGCCTTGGCTAGCCGGGGTGTTGGCCGCTTCGGTTACGGGCATTGCTGTGGGTTTTGGGGTTGCGTGGATGCAGCCGACACCAGCGCCCAAGGTCGTTGCCGTTTTGATGGATGCCCAAGGCGTGCCGCAGGCGGTTGTCGACGATTATGGTGATGATACGGCAACCGTCCGTTTCGTGGCGGATGTGCCCGTGCCCGCAGACCGAAGTTTGCAGGTCTGGACCCTGCCATCAGCCGACATGGGCCCAACATCACTTGGTGTGTTGACAGGCGCAGGGGCGGCGCAGTTGTCATTTGACGATCTGCCGGACCCAAGCGCCGAACAGCTTTATGAGGTTACGCTTGAACCTCTTGGAGGGTCTCCGACCGGTCGCCCGACGGGACCGATCATCGGGAAAGGGTTCGCGGCGGAACAGACCTAACCTGCTGTAGAGAGCGCTTGGAGCCTGTTGGTTGGCCATAGGGCGGGTCAGCGCATCGCAGGCCTTTTGCGATGCGGAAACGGTCTTCAAGCGGCATAACAGGGACACAGGCTTAACAAGGCCGTGAGCTCGCGTCTCAAACAGCAGGCCAGCGCCCCTTGCTGCTTGAAATCCCCACCCGGTCTGTCAGATTGCCCGCGATATAATTAGGAATGGCAGAGGCTTCAATGAAGACAGGAACATATGTGATCGGGGCGGCATTGCTGGTCGTCGCCGGCTGTACAGTACCCGCAACTGGGCCAGAGGGCAAACCTGCCCGCGTAGGCAAAGTGTCAGAGGCGGTGGTTAACCTCGCCGCGCCAAACCAAGACTTGTCCACGGCGCGTTTGCTGCCCGAAGATGGTTGTTATTGGTACGAACATAACGGCCCGGTTGAGACAACTTTGGTGCCGCTGCGCGCGGTGGGCGGCAACCCGATCTGCACCAAAAGCGCGGCCTGAATTTAGGTCTGAATTGCTAACGGGGGGCCGCTACTGGGTGGCCCCCCGTTTGTCGCTATCGCTTAACTGCGCGCGACAACGCTTTCTTCTGCCGAGTACAGGTAGGCCGTCGAGCCGGTCCGCACATTCGGGTAAAGCTGATTGATATGCGCCATGATCATCCGCACACAGCCCGAGCTTGCCCGGCCACCGATGCTTTGCGGCTGGGGGGTGCCGTGGATGCGCAGATAGGTGTCGCGGTTGCCTTCGAATAGATACAGCGCACGCGAGCCGAGCGGGTTTTCCGGGCCGGGTGGTACGCCGTCTTCAAGGCCAGCATAGAGTTCTGGGTCGCGCTTAATCATGTTTTGGGTGGGTGTCCAATGCGGCCATTCCACCTTGCGCTTGATCGTATAAGTGCCGGGCTCGTAAAGGTTGCCGCGCGCAATCGCCACGCCGTAACGCATCGCGGTGCCACCTTCTTCGATGTGGTAAACATAGCGCGCAACGGCGTCCACGTGAACGTCGCCGACCCGTAGGTTATCATTGGCAACCACGCGTTGCGGCAAGAAGCGCGGGTGTACACCCCATGGGTTGCTGGTGGCCGGGTCAAAGCCTGCCGGGGTGATCCGTGCGTCCCACGCGGCCTTCTCTGCGCCGGTGGGGCGGGTGCGGGCCATCAGCGGCGTGGCGATGGCGCCGGAAAAAAGCGCGGTGGTTGTCTGAATGAAATGTCGTCGTGTCAGCATGTATTCGCTCCGTAATTGCGCCACTGCCGAAGGCAGACGCATATGCGTGTATGAGGGACTAACGGCCTTTCCCCGCTGGAGGTTCAAGGAAGAAGGTGTTTGCTAAAGCAAATGTGATTAAAAACACACGGTTTTTGGCGCGACTGAGGCCAGCGAGGCCGATAAAACAAGGGTTTTCGCTTAGTAATTAAACCTATGTTAACTTTAGCCAGTCCCGGAACTGGGCTATTGTACTGATATGTTGAAAAGCACCCAGAGCGTAGCGCTCGACGCCAGCCATTTTGAATTGATAGAGGCAATGACCGATGAGGTCGTGATCCTTGACGCCACGGGAACGATTGTGGCGGCCAATACGGCTTGGAAACTCTTTTGCGAAGAAAACGGCGGTGACCTGAAGTCGCATTATGTGGGGGCCAATTACTTCGACATCTGCAAAATGGCTGTGTTGGACGCCGTGTTGCAGGCCGAGGCCGTTTTGGACGGACTTCGGACAGCGCTGAAAACCGGCGCGTCTTTTGAGGGGGAGTACCCCTGCGATGGTCCGGGCGTGCGGCGTTGGTTTCAACTGAATGCCAACCGTATGGCGATCCGGGGGGTGCCTTGTTTGCTGCTTCAGCACCGCAATGTGACCACGCGGCGTATGGCCCATGGCGATATTGAGCGCGCCCATGTGCAGGCCGAGACCTTCGCCGCGCTGGTCGCCACCACAGGCGAAGCGATCCTGACCTATGATCTGGAAGGGTGCATCATCAGTTGGAACCCGGCGGCAGAGCGGCTTTATGGCTATACCGAACAGGAGGCTTTGGGCCAGTCGGTTGAGTTGCTCTATCCGCAGGATTGGCCAACCAGCGTGCTTGAGTATCGCGATCAGATCGTGGCGGGAAATCTGCGCCAGTTCGATGCAGTACGTATCGCCAAGGATGGCACAAAGCGCCATGTGACGATTGCCTGCACGCCCATTCGCACGCTCTCTGGCGACATCGTTTCGATCTCAAACATTCACCATGATGTGACGGCCACGCGGAAGGCTGAGGAGGTGCGCGATCTGGTGTCGCGTGAAGTTATTCACCGGGCAAAGAATATGCTGTCATTGGTCACAGCGATGCAGCGCCAAACGGCCAATTCTGCCAAATCACTGGCCGAGTTTAACAAATCCTTCGGGGATCGCATTCAGGCGCTTGCCCGTTCGACTGACTTATTGGTTGATGGGGGGTGGTCGTCTGTTGACCTAGAACAGTTGGTTCGGGCGCAGTTGGACCCGTTTTTGCACGGTCAAGACGACGTTATTGATGTGACCGGTCCCCCCGTTTCACTGGGCCCACAGGCATTGCAGTTGATCGGTATGGCGCTGCATGAACTGGCGACCAATTCCACAAAATACGGTGTGATGAGCGACGGGCACGGGCATATCGCCTGCCAGTGGTCTTATACAGAAAAGGGCGGGCTGCGCTTTCAGTGGGCAGAAACGGGGATCACCCTTGATCCTTCGCTTAAGAAAACGACAGGCTTTGGCAGCAAAGTCCTTTCGGTTCTGGCACCTGCCATGGTCAACGGGTCAGCAGATACCGTGACCAGTGAAAACACATTGACATGGACGGTCACGATCCCGGCCGCGCATCTAAGTAGCCCCGGCTGAAAGCCGTCGAAAAGGACGTGCCTGTCGCGCGCGACGAAGTGGGCGCAACCTGTTTCTCGTGGAACTATTTACACTGGTTGCGGAACTCTCCTGCGCTGGAAACTTGTTTCCTCCTCAGCAATGCGTCTTAAACGCGTAAATTGGAGGATATGATGGCCGATGGTCATAGCAAGACTGCAACCCTTTACCGGATGGTGATGGAGCAACATCTCTGCCCCTACGGATTGAAATCGAAAGACCTGTTGGAACGGCAGGGCTATACCATTGACGATCACCACCTTACGACCCGTGAAGAGACGGATGCCTTCATGGCGAAAGAAGGGGTCGATACCACTCCGCAGACCTATATCGACGGCGAGCGGATCGGTGGGTACGATGATCTGCGCGTCCATTTTGGCTTGGATAAACCCAAAGACGAACAATCAGACACTAGCTATCAGCCTGTTATCGCAATTTTTGGTGTGGCTTTTCTAATGGCGTTGGGCTTGTCGTGGTATGCTTTTGACACGATCCTTACCTTGCGTGCCTTCGAGTGGTTCATCTCAATATCCATGTGTTTCTTAGCCGTGCAAAAACTGCAGAACATCGAGAGCTTTTCGACGATGTTTTTGAATTACGATCTGCTGGCGCAGCGTTGGGTGCCCTATGGAAAGGTCTATCCCTTTGGCGAGGCACTGGCGGGTATCTTGATGACCGCGGGTGCATTGACCTGGCTATCGGCCCCGGTCGCGCTCGTAATCGGCTCGATTGGTGCGGTGTCGGTGATCAAGGCGGTCTATGTCGATAAACGCGAACTTAAATGCGCCTGCGTGGGCGGGGCCAGCAATGTCCCTCTGGGGTTTGTGTCGCTTACCGAGAATGTCATGATGTTGGGGATGGGGATCTGGATGTTGATCAAGGTCTATAGCTAAGCAAATCCGTTGCCGCGGTACGATCTCTGACACTGCGTCTTGATACGAGAGGGAAACTGGTCGGGCTGAGAGGATTCGAACCTCCGACCCCCTGCTCCCGAAGCAGGTGCGCTACCAGGCTGCGCTACAGCCCGACCGATGCGCTGCGCATAGCGTAGCTTGGTAAGTTTGGCAAATGCAGTCTGGTCAAGGATGGGAAGGGCTGCATTGGGTTGGCAGGGTGGAATTGAGGGCGCTGCCCCCGCAGCCTGCGGCTGCACCCCCGCGGGTATTTAAGAAAGGATGAAGGGGAGGGGGGCGAGGCGGTAAACCTCGCCCGCGTTTGTTAGAGGCTCGCGTCGAGGGCCTTTAGGATCGCGTTGCCCATTTCCTCGGTCGTGATCGGGGTGCCGCCTTCGGGGCCCATCAGATCGGGGGTGCGGGCGCCGTCGGCCAGTGCCTGTTCGACGGCTTTTTCCAGACGCGCGGCTTCGTCACCTTGGTCGAAGGAATAGCGCAGTGCCATGGCGAAGCTGAGGATGCAGGCGATTGGGTTCGCTTTGCCTTGGCCTGCGATGTCGGGGGCTGAACCGTGGACGGGCTCGTAAAGCGCCTTGGGGCGGCCATCGGCATTGGGCGCGCCGAGGCTGGCGGAGGGCAGCATGCCGAGGCTGCCCGTGAGCATCGCGGCGCAGTCGCTGAGGATGTCGCCAAAGAGGTTATCGGTGACGATGACGTCGAACTGTTTGGGCGCGCGGACCAGTTGCATGGCGCCGTTGTCGGCGTACATGTGGCTGAGCTCAACGTCGGGGTATTCGGCATCGCGGACCCGTTGGGTGACTTCGCGCCACAGGATGCCGCTTTCCATGACATTGGCTTTTTCCATCGAGCAGACCTTGCTGCTACGGCGGCGGGCGAGTTCAAATGCTGAGCGGGCGACGCGCTCAATCTCGCTTTCGGTATAGCGCTGCGTGTTGATGCCGACGCGCTCGTTGCCTTCTTCGAAAATGCCGCGCGGTTCGCCGAAGTAAACGCCGGAGGTCAGTTCGCGAACGATCATGATGTCGAGGCCCGCGACGATGTCTTTCTTCAACGACGAGAAATCGGCCAGTGCGTCAAAGCACTGCGCGGGGCGCAGGTTGGAGAAAAGGTCCATTTCCTTGCGCAGACGCAAAAGGCCACGTTCGGGTTTCACCGAGAAGTCGAGGTCGTCGTATTTCGGGCCGCCAACGGCACCCAGAAGCACCGCATCGACTTCGAGGGCGCGGGTCATCGTGTCGTCGTGCAGGGGCGTGCCGTGTTTGTCATAGGCCGCGCCGCCGACCAGATCATGCTCTACGTCGAAGGCCAGATCGCGCTTTTCGCCGAACCAGTCGATGATGCGCGTGACCTGCGCCATGACCTCGGGGCCGATGCCGTCGCCGGGGAGGATGAGCAAGGATGGGTTGGCCATGGGAAACTCCTGAAAATACTATTGCTGATGGGTAGCCTGCGGGTTCCGAAGGGTCAAGATAGCGGGGCTTAACGGGTGAGATCGACCCAAACCAGCGCATGGCGGCTGGCGGCGTCGCCCTTGGGCCAAATCAGGCCTGCGTCGGCCACCTGCCAGTCGCGGGAGGGCAGGATATAGTCGACCCGCATCGGGCCGGTTTGGGACCAGTTGACTGTGGATTGCCCGGACAGCGGGTCTTGTAGGGCTGGGTGGGACAGCAGGGCGGCAATGGCGTCGCCGCGTCCGTCGCCGCGTTTGGGGTCGAGGTTGGCATCGCCGAGCAGGACGAAATGGTCAGGGGGCGGGGTGCCGATGTTTCTATCGAGGTGGTGAGACCAGAAGGCTGTTTCATCGTGGTTGCGCCGGCCATTGCGGTCTTCGGGGCCATCGAAGACGGGCGGGGTGGCGTGATAGGTCAGCAGGGTGACGGGGCCGTCGGGTGTCTGGATGGGCAAAGACCAATGGCTGTTGGACGACAGGCGCTGTGTGGCATGGGCCTCTGCTCCTGCGAAGGGGGTGCCGTCGACCATAGGGTAGAGCGTGCCGGGGAGGTCGCGCCAGAGAAGGGTGCTGAAGTCCTGCAGGTTTTCTAGCTGGATGGGATAGCGCGAGAGGATCGCCATGGCGCCTTGGCCAAAGAAGCGACCATAGCCTTGTGCGTCGCGGGGGCTGCCGAGTTCGCCGTCTCCGTCGAGATCGACATCGCTTTGACGGCCAGCGTTGGGTGGTCCGGCGAAGTGGTAGGGGTAGGACGTGCCAGCGGCGGTGAGGGCGTCGGCAAGGGCGTTGAGGGCGCTGCGTTCGAGATCGTAGTCGATGCCTTGGAGGGCGATGATATCGGGATTGGCGGCGGTGATGGTTTGCACCACCGACGATACGCTTGGGTCATTGCCGCGCAAGATGTCGCGCAGCAGAATGCCGGGCCCTTTGCGTGACAATTCGGTGTTGAAGGTGGCGATGCGCAGTGGCTCGGCCTGCGCGAAACCGGTCAGCAGGAAAAACGCCAGCAGCAGGCGGATCAGGCGGATCAGGCGGCCTGCATATGCGCTTCGGCGTAGGCGCGGCGGCGTTTGTCGTGGATCATCTCGGCCACGCGCCCCATGGCGATGCCCCGCATGATCATACTGGCCGGAAGGAATGCCCATGCGCTTATTGTCCAGATCATGGTTTGCGGATTGCTCAGTGAGATCGGATCTAGCAGATCGGCAGTGGCTTTGACCACTGCGGGGATTATGAAGGGCAACAAGAACCCAAGCGCGATGTTGATCCGCGCGTCGCGTTGCAGGCGGTAGAGCACGTCGCCACCAGCGGTTGGGTCAAAGAGCGGCAGGTTTACCCAAACGTTAAATGCGCCTTGGCGGGCAGGCCAGCCCATGACGCGCACCAGCAGCACAAAGGTCGCCAGTGCGATGAGCGAGACGAGGTAGGCCAGCCCTGCTGCCGTGCGGATCAGATTGACGGACTCATAGGACGCATCGACGGGCATCATCAGCACCACCAGCCGTACCGGAGAATAGGGGAAGTCGAGCGCATTGCCCAAGATTGTGCCGAGGGAGGTCAACGCGCCTGTCAGCAGAGTGGCGGAGACTTGGCCTCGTGCGATCAGCGACAGCACGACTATGGTGAAAAGCAGGCTGATAAACCGCAAGCGATTGAACGGCGGCG of Sulfitobacter sp. DSM 110093 contains these proteins:
- a CDS encoding PAS domain S-box protein, whose translation is MTDEVVILDATGTIVAANTAWKLFCEENGGDLKSHYVGANYFDICKMAVLDAVLQAEAVLDGLRTALKTGASFEGEYPCDGPGVRRWFQLNANRMAIRGVPCLLLQHRNVTTRRMAHGDIERAHVQAETFAALVATTGEAILTYDLEGCIISWNPAAERLYGYTEQEALGQSVELLYPQDWPTSVLEYRDQIVAGNLRQFDAVRIAKDGTKRHVTIACTPIRTLSGDIVSISNIHHDVTATRKAEEVRDLVSREVIHRAKNMLSLVTAMQRQTANSAKSLAEFNKSFGDRIQALARSTDLLVDGGWSSVDLEQLVRAQLDPFLHGQDDVIDVTGPPVSLGPQALQLIGMALHELATNSTKYGVMSDGHGHIACQWSYTEKGGLRFQWAETGITLDPSLKKTTGFGSKVLSVLAPAMVNGSADTVTSENTLTWTVTIPAAHLSSPG
- a CDS encoding anti-sigma factor, with the translated sequence MTDLSAEIIALSDEYVLGLLSPTEAALVEEIMARDIELAQRVGDLRDRLLPLDLSAAPVDLPDGFGVQVAEQLANKDQLPKMQFAGVPTEKPANQPAAPKPWLAGVLAASVTGIAVGFGVAWMQPTPAPKVVAVLMDAQGVPQAVVDDYGDDTATVRFVADVPVPADRSLQVWTLPSADMGPTSLGVLTGAGAAQLSFDDLPDPSAEQLYEVTLEPLGGSPTGRPTGPIIGKGFAAEQT
- a CDS encoding L,D-transpeptidase, which gives rise to MLTRRHFIQTTTALFSGAIATPLMARTRPTGAEKAAWDARITPAGFDPATSNPWGVHPRFLPQRVVANDNLRVGDVHVDAVARYVYHIEEGGTAMRYGVAIARGNLYEPGTYTIKRKVEWPHWTPTQNMIKRDPELYAGLEDGVPPGPENPLGSRALYLFEGNRDTYLRIHGTPQPQSIGGRASSGCVRMIMAHINQLYPNVRTGSTAYLYSAEESVVARS
- the leuB gene encoding 3-isopropylmalate dehydrogenase produces the protein MANPSLLILPGDGIGPEVMAQVTRIIDWFGEKRDLAFDVEHDLVGGAAYDKHGTPLHDDTMTRALEVDAVLLGAVGGPKYDDLDFSVKPERGLLRLRKEMDLFSNLRPAQCFDALADFSSLKKDIVAGLDIMIVRELTSGVYFGEPRGIFEEGNERVGINTQRYTESEIERVARSAFELARRRSSKVCSMEKANVMESGILWREVTQRVRDAEYPDVELSHMYADNGAMQLVRAPKQFDVIVTDNLFGDILSDCAAMLTGSLGMLPSASLGAPNADGRPKALYEPVHGSAPDIAGQGKANPIACILSFAMALRYSFDQGDEAARLEKAVEQALADGARTPDLMGPEGGTPITTEEMGNAILKALDASL
- a CDS encoding endonuclease/exonuclease/phosphatase family protein, which codes for MGIPSGQYDHAGHRHGARGRDDPRQTPPRLRRSAYAGRLIRLIRLLLAFFLLTGFAQAEPLRIATFNTELSRKGPGILLRDILRGNDPSVSSVVQTITAANPDIIALQGIDYDLERSALNALADALTAAGTSYPYHFAGPPNAGRQSDVDLDGDGELGSPRDAQGYGRFFGQGAMAILSRYPIQLENLQDFSTLLWRDLPGTLYPMVDGTPFAGAEAHATQRLSSNSHWSLPIQTPDGPVTLLTYHATPPVFDGPEDRNGRRNHDETAFWSHHLDRNIGTPPPDHFVLLGDANLDPKRGDGRGDAIAALLSHPALQDPLSGQSTVNWSQTGPMRVDYILPSRDWQVADAGLIWPKGDAASRHALVWVDLTR
- a CDS encoding glutaredoxin, translating into MMADGHSKTATLYRMVMEQHLCPYGLKSKDLLERQGYTIDDHHLTTREETDAFMAKEGVDTTPQTYIDGERIGGYDDLRVHFGLDKPKDEQSDTSYQPVIAIFGVAFLMALGLSWYAFDTILTLRAFEWFISISMCFLAVQKLQNIESFSTMFLNYDLLAQRWVPYGKVYPFGEALAGILMTAGALTWLSAPVALVIGSIGAVSVIKAVYVDKRELKCACVGGASNVPLGFVSLTENVMMLGMGIWMLIKVYS